In Calothrix sp. PCC 7507, one DNA window encodes the following:
- a CDS encoding M61 family metallopeptidase has protein sequence MTEATAPRLDTRIQESLPTIHYLVAMPQPETHLFEVTLHLTDYQSPILDLKMPVWTPGSYLVREYAKNLQDFAAFADAQPLPWRKISKNHWQVEKGNISELTVRYRIFANELSVRTNHLDSSHGYFNGAALFFRIPGWEKQAILVTIIPPRPDWQVTTPLLLDPRQANTFSAADFDTLVDSPFEIGCHQLYQFEVLGKPHELAIWGEGNFHPQEMIANIQKIIQVEAEMFGGLPYERYVFLLHLAHQAYGGLEHKNACSLIYQRFGFRTQEKCDRFIQLVAHEFFHLWNVKRIRPKALEVFDYDQENYTPSLWFCEGTTSYYDLLIPLWAGIYDAKSYLHHLSKEITKFLTTPGRKVQPLAESSFDTWIKLYRPDANSGNSQISYYLKGAMVSLFLDLLIRSQHRNQRSLDDVMRQMWLQFGQAEIGYTPEQLQSVIESVAGIDLTNFFQRYIDGTEELPFNDYLAPFGLRLVAEQEEEPYLGVRASTENGREIIKFVEVGSPAQLAGIDAGDELLAINGFKVTASGLSDRLKDYQPNDTIQVTVFHQDILTSLTVTLAHPLPTKYQVIPVQNPDPIQKENLAGWLDKYKKTLQ, from the coding sequence ATGACTGAAGCAACAGCGCCTCGTCTGGATACCCGCATTCAGGAAAGCTTGCCGACTATTCATTATCTGGTAGCAATGCCTCAACCAGAGACACATCTGTTTGAAGTGACTTTGCACCTCACAGATTACCAATCGCCGATTCTAGATTTAAAAATGCCAGTGTGGACACCAGGTTCCTACTTGGTGCGAGAATATGCCAAGAACTTACAAGATTTTGCCGCTTTTGCCGACGCTCAACCTTTACCTTGGCGAAAAATCAGTAAAAACCACTGGCAGGTAGAAAAAGGTAATATTTCAGAATTAACTGTACGTTACCGGATTTTTGCGAATGAGCTATCAGTACGCACAAATCATTTAGATTCTAGCCACGGCTATTTTAACGGTGCGGCGCTGTTTTTCAGAATACCAGGCTGGGAGAAGCAAGCAATTCTTGTGACAATCATCCCACCGCGCCCAGATTGGCAAGTCACTACTCCTTTATTATTAGATCCCAGGCAAGCTAATACTTTCTCTGCTGCCGATTTTGACACCCTGGTAGATAGTCCTTTTGAGATTGGTTGTCACCAGTTGTATCAGTTTGAAGTATTGGGTAAACCTCATGAATTAGCAATTTGGGGAGAAGGAAATTTTCACCCGCAAGAAATGATTGCTAATATTCAGAAAATTATTCAAGTGGAAGCCGAGATGTTTGGTGGCTTACCTTATGAAAGGTATGTGTTTTTGCTACATTTGGCTCACCAAGCTTATGGGGGTTTGGAGCATAAAAATGCTTGTTCGTTAATTTATCAGCGTTTCGGGTTTCGCACTCAGGAAAAATGCGATCGCTTTATTCAACTAGTAGCCCATGAGTTTTTTCACTTGTGGAATGTCAAGCGCATTCGCCCCAAAGCACTAGAAGTTTTTGATTACGATCAGGAAAACTATACACCCTCTCTGTGGTTCTGTGAGGGGACTACAAGTTACTATGACTTGCTGATTCCTTTATGGGCAGGAATTTATGATGCTAAGTCCTATTTGCATCATTTGAGTAAGGAAATCACTAAGTTTCTCACCACACCAGGGCGCAAAGTACAACCCCTGGCTGAGTCGAGTTTTGATACTTGGATTAAACTTTATCGCCCGGATGCCAATAGCGGTAATTCCCAAATTTCCTACTATTTAAAAGGAGCAATGGTGTCTTTGTTCCTAGATTTGTTGATTCGATCGCAGCATCGCAATCAGCGTTCCCTGGATGATGTGATGCGGCAAATGTGGCTACAATTTGGACAAGCCGAAATTGGTTATACACCAGAACAGTTACAGTCAGTAATTGAGTCTGTTGCTGGGATAGATTTGACAAATTTCTTTCAACGCTACATTGATGGCACTGAAGAATTGCCTTTTAATGATTATCTAGCACCCTTTGGCTTGCGATTGGTGGCGGAACAGGAAGAAGAACCCTACTTAGGTGTGAGAGCAAGTACTGAAAATGGCCGAGAGATAATTAAATTTGTCGAAGTGGGTTCACCTGCACAACTAGCAGGAATTGACGCAGGTGACGAGTTACTGGCTATTAATGGCTTTAAAGTCACAGCCAGTGGCTTGAGCGATCGCCTCAAAGATTATCAACCAAATGATACCATCCAGGTTACAGTTTTCCATCAAGATATACTTACTTCCCTGACTGTAACTTTAGCTCATCCTCTGCCGACAAAGTATCAAGTAATTCCAGTCCAAAATCCTGATCCGATACAAAAGGAGAATTTAGCTGGATGGTTAGATAAGTACAAAAAAACTTTGCAGTAG
- a CDS encoding Crp/Fnr family transcriptional regulator, protein MQTETEVFSELFPLLSTANPQSLEWLLDVAIDHEYPPERAVVMEDAWGNAVYFVVSGWVKVRRNSGGNSVALAILGRGDFFGEMAILDESPRSTDVIALSPVKLLSISRERFIQILFKDPHLHHRMLQLMVRRLRQVNLRLQMRSSPPAVKLAQTLVSLTESYSQKSDKGKEIFNIPFKDLAELAEISVDETTKIMEKLHEKGWIKIDTTNNMICLVNFQQLVNLAGKV, encoded by the coding sequence ATGCAGACTGAGACTGAGGTTTTTAGTGAACTTTTCCCCTTGCTGAGTACAGCCAACCCGCAGAGTCTGGAATGGCTACTCGACGTTGCAATTGACCACGAATATCCACCAGAACGAGCAGTTGTCATGGAGGATGCCTGGGGTAACGCGGTTTACTTTGTGGTTTCTGGTTGGGTCAAAGTCCGGCGTAACTCTGGAGGTAATTCTGTAGCCTTGGCAATCTTAGGTAGGGGCGATTTTTTTGGAGAAATGGCCATTCTAGATGAATCTCCACGCTCAACCGATGTCATTGCTCTGTCGCCTGTGAAGTTATTGAGCATTTCCAGAGAACGGTTTATTCAGATATTATTTAAAGACCCGCATTTACATCATCGAATGCTACAACTGATGGTGCGACGATTACGGCAAGTAAACCTGCGGTTACAAATGCGGTCTTCACCACCAGCGGTTAAACTAGCCCAGACCCTAGTGAGTTTAACTGAAAGCTATAGTCAAAAATCAGACAAAGGCAAAGAAATTTTTAACATACCGTTCAAAGATTTAGCAGAACTGGCAGAAATCAGTGTTGACGAAACTACTAAAATTATGGAAAAGCTCCATGAGAAAGGTTGGATCAAAATTGATACTACCAATAACATGATTTGTTTAGTTAACTTCCAACAGTTGGTTAATTTAGCTGGCAAAGTCTAA
- a CDS encoding HetZ-related protein 2 — translation MGVVMQTLKQGFEERNLAMATEAEKLAQNWRKRLATECPEQNVATRESIILWLLGRDCQRFELLNPKELNIAKQAMEYRYRILLQRYLGMSRERAYRNLINRLASLVTLRNKIQTWVSLSRDRQRSVIDVLQEVLQELLQSDTYIQAQMAGIAEVTTDKRLRDTLLFASIEEYSLRPVRNQPLLAYRFVNYLRRTQRGGLTQVPGSDLIRLVSEEILADDSDNRVNLVDNQAIAEYQEAQELEEQQILRQGVQKEFENYLQENLGAEAVEWLQLYLQGKTQDEIAKKLNKPIKEIYRLREKISYHAVRVFALKGKPELVDNWLSISLQEHNLGLTQSQWQQLHTQLTQIGQQILDLRRAGNSIEAIAQQLKLKTHQVMGEWTKVYLVAQSLRTQE, via the coding sequence ATGGGGGTTGTGATGCAAACTTTAAAACAGGGTTTCGAGGAGCGCAATCTCGCTATGGCAACGGAAGCAGAAAAGCTGGCGCAAAATTGGCGAAAACGCCTAGCGACAGAATGTCCAGAACAAAACGTAGCTACCAGAGAAAGTATAATTCTTTGGCTTTTGGGACGTGATTGCCAACGGTTTGAGCTGCTCAACCCCAAGGAACTCAATATTGCCAAACAAGCAATGGAATATCGGTATCGAATCTTACTGCAGCGTTACTTAGGTATGTCTAGAGAACGTGCTTATCGTAACTTAATCAATCGGCTGGCCAGTTTAGTCACATTAAGAAATAAAATTCAAACTTGGGTATCCCTCAGCCGCGATCGCCAACGTAGCGTAATTGATGTATTACAAGAAGTATTGCAAGAATTACTCCAAAGCGATACATACATCCAAGCTCAAATGGCTGGTATCGCTGAAGTGACAACAGATAAGCGACTACGAGATACTTTACTGTTTGCGAGTATAGAAGAATATTCTTTGCGTCCAGTACGCAATCAACCTCTCCTAGCTTACCGCTTTGTGAATTACCTGCGTCGGACTCAACGTGGTGGTTTAACCCAAGTACCAGGCAGTGATTTGATTCGGCTAGTTTCAGAAGAAATTCTCGCAGACGACAGTGACAATCGGGTGAACCTAGTTGATAATCAAGCGATCGCCGAATATCAAGAAGCACAAGAGCTAGAAGAGCAACAAATATTACGTCAGGGAGTGCAAAAAGAATTTGAAAATTATCTCCAAGAAAATCTCGGTGCAGAAGCCGTAGAATGGCTGCAACTCTATCTTCAAGGTAAAACCCAAGACGAAATTGCGAAGAAACTAAACAAACCAATTAAGGAAATATACAGACTTAGAGAAAAAATTAGCTACCATGCAGTGCGTGTATTTGCCCTGAAAGGCAAACCAGAACTAGTCGATAACTGGCTCTCAATTTCCTTACAAGAACATAACTTGGGATTAACCCAAAGCCAATGGCAGCAACTTCATACACAATTGACTCAAATCGGGCAACAGATCCTGGATTTGCGGAGAGCAGGTAACTCAATAGAAGCAATAGCTCAACAGTTAAAACTCAAAACCCATCAGGTAATGGGCGAATGGACTAAAGTCTATCTCGTCGCTCAGTCCCTAAGAACTCAGGAATAA
- a CDS encoding carbon dioxide-concentrating mechanism protein CcmK has translation MSLQAVGALETKGFPAVLAAADAMVKAGRVTLVGYIRVGSARFTVNIRGDVSEVKTAMAAGVEAAENVYGGTLESWVIIPRPHENVEAVLPIAYTEAVQQYRESVENPIIRSSNGR, from the coding sequence ATGTCACTACAGGCAGTCGGAGCACTGGAAACTAAGGGTTTTCCTGCTGTGTTAGCAGCAGCAGATGCAATGGTAAAAGCTGGTCGAGTTACCCTAGTTGGGTATATCAGAGTGGGTAGTGCCCGTTTTACAGTCAACATTCGTGGTGATGTTTCTGAAGTCAAAACAGCTATGGCTGCAGGTGTGGAAGCCGCAGAAAATGTTTATGGTGGTACTTTGGAATCTTGGGTGATCATTCCTCGTCCCCATGAAAACGTCGAAGCCGTACTACCAATTGCCTACACAGAAGCAGTCCAACAATATCGAGAGTCTGTAGAAAACCCCATCATCAGATCATCAAACGGACGATAG
- a CDS encoding carbon dioxide-concentrating mechanism protein CcmK: MPMAVGVIETLGFPAVLAAADAMVKSAAVTLVYYGQAESARLLVAVRGHVAEVRTAVEAGIAAGEQVKVGAVITHYIVPNPPENVETILPIHFTEISEPFQMF, translated from the coding sequence ATGCCAATGGCGGTCGGTGTAATTGAAACTTTAGGTTTTCCTGCTGTGTTAGCAGCAGCAGATGCAATGGTGAAATCTGCCGCAGTCACACTGGTGTATTATGGTCAAGCGGAAAGCGCCCGTTTACTAGTCGCTGTGCGGGGACATGTTGCCGAAGTGAGAACAGCAGTTGAGGCTGGAATTGCCGCCGGAGAACAAGTAAAGGTTGGTGCAGTAATTACCCATTACATAGTTCCCAATCCCCCAGAAAATGTGGAAACCATACTACCAATCCACTTCACTGAAATATCGGAACCTTTCCAGATGTTCTAA
- a CDS encoding bifunctional ADP-dependent NAD(P)H-hydrate dehydratase/NAD(P)H-hydrate epimerase, with protein sequence MQNRQEKISQIVVTAEQMRDIEGRIFAAGMPVAALMEKVAGLIARRIQEIIPQINSRVGILIGPGHNGADALVVARELHFRGYEVLLYNPFSKLKELTSQHLQYAQSLGIPSYQTINSSAALTVNSERSRTVEELPDCDLIIDGLFGFGLERNLTGAIATAINQLNERHQPIISIDLPSGLHTDTGKVLGTAIRATHTFCLGLWKLGLLQDQALDYVGKAELIDFDIPLADVQAVLGDARKIRRITKATALATLPLPRPPVTHKYKEGHLLLICGSRRYAGGAILTALGARASGVGMLSIAVPESLKPLLVSHLPESLIIGCPETETGAIAQLQLPENNHLNSFSAIACGPGLTQDTTPIVQQAIASECPLILDADGLNILANLGTIPTLKKRQAITILTPHTGEFKRLFPDIPDANQDRIKTVQAAAAQSGAIILLKGARTAIANPQGAVWINPESTPALARGGSGDVLTGLLGGLLAQGVKRNIPVEDIVATAAWWHSQAAILAAQERTELGVDAFTLTQYLLRVLHLVK encoded by the coding sequence ATGCAAAACAGGCAAGAAAAAATTTCCCAAATCGTAGTCACCGCTGAACAGATGCGGGATATTGAAGGGCGGATTTTTGCTGCCGGAATGCCTGTAGCCGCTTTAATGGAAAAGGTTGCAGGACTAATTGCTCGTCGTATTCAAGAGATTATCCCCCAGATTAATTCCCGTGTGGGAATTTTAATCGGCCCCGGTCATAATGGGGCTGATGCTTTGGTAGTCGCCCGTGAATTACACTTTCGCGGGTATGAAGTCTTGCTCTATAATCCTTTCTCTAAACTGAAAGAATTAACTTCCCAGCATTTGCAATATGCTCAAAGTCTCGGCATCCCCAGTTATCAAACTATTAACAGTTCGGCTGCGCTCACCGTTAACAGTGAGCGCAGCCGAACTGTTGAAGAGTTGCCAGATTGTGATTTAATAATTGATGGTTTGTTTGGATTTGGTTTAGAAAGAAACCTCACTGGTGCGATCGCTACAGCAATAAATCAGCTAAATGAAAGACATCAACCCATTATCAGTATTGATTTACCCTCCGGTTTGCACACCGATACAGGCAAAGTCTTGGGGACTGCAATCCGCGCTACCCACACATTTTGTTTAGGTTTGTGGAAGCTAGGTTTATTACAAGATCAGGCACTAGATTATGTTGGTAAAGCTGAGTTAATCGATTTTGATATTCCCTTGGCTGATGTGCAAGCTGTATTAGGAGATGCACGGAAAATTAGACGCATTACCAAAGCAACAGCACTTGCAACTTTACCCTTACCCCGTCCCCCTGTCACCCACAAATACAAAGAAGGACATTTACTGTTAATTTGTGGTTCGCGGCGTTATGCAGGTGGTGCAATTTTAACTGCTTTGGGTGCCCGTGCTAGTGGTGTGGGGATGCTTTCAATTGCAGTACCAGAATCTTTGAAACCGCTTTTAGTGTCACATTTGCCAGAATCTCTGATTATTGGTTGTCCAGAAACAGAGACAGGAGCCATCGCTCAGTTACAATTACCAGAGAACAATCATTTAAATTCATTTAGTGCGATCGCTTGTGGCCCTGGTTTAACTCAAGATACTACCCCCATTGTCCAACAAGCGATCGCTAGTGAATGCCCCTTAATTCTCGATGCTGATGGTTTAAATATTCTGGCAAACCTGGGAACCATCCCCACCTTAAAAAAACGCCAAGCCATAACAATACTCACACCCCACACAGGTGAATTTAAGCGGTTATTCCCCGATATTCCCGACGCTAATCAAGACAGAATCAAGACCGTACAAGCAGCAGCAGCGCAAAGTGGGGCGATAATCTTATTAAAAGGGGCAAGGACAGCGATCGCCAATCCCCAAGGCGCAGTTTGGATTAACCCCGAAAGTACCCCAGCCTTAGCCCGTGGTGGTAGTGGCGATGTCCTTACAGGCTTACTCGGTGGATTGTTAGCACAAGGTGTGAAGAGAAACATTCCTGTTGAGGATATTGTCGCTACTGCAGCTTGGTGGCATTCACAAGCAGCTATTCTAGCAGCCCAAGAACGCACAGAATTAGGTGTAGATGCCTTTACCTTGACACAATATTTGTTGAGAGTCCTACATTTAGTGAAATAG